The genomic interval GAGGCCGGCTCGGGGATCCCCCTCGACCTGCGCCCCTTCGAGATCCGCACCCTCCGGGTGGCCCGCGCATGACCGGCTCGTCCGCACCCGCCCGGCCCGCGCGCCCCGCCGTCGCGCCCGTCGGCCGGATCTTCGCGATCGTCGCGCTCGCGGAGGCCGTCACCTGGGCGGGACTGCTGCTGGGCATGGCCCTGAAGTACGGGCCCGTGGGCACCGAGACCGGGGTCTGGCTCTTCGGCCGGCTGCACGGCGGCGTCTTCGTCGCCTACGTGGTGATGGTGGTCGTCGCCGCCGTGGTGCTGCGCTGGAGGTGGTGGGTG from Brachybacterium kimchii carries:
- a CDS encoding DUF3817 domain-containing protein, which produces MTGSSAPARPARPAVAPVGRIFAIVALAEAVTWAGLLLGMALKYGPVGTETGVWLFGRLHGGVFVAYVVMVVVAAVVLRWRWWVALLALVCSIPPLVTVPLEIWLRRTGRLARRGMFTSASSGGPLSQDDTDTLVDVDPAP